CCAGCGCAATTTCGGCATAAGGATAATCTTCAAAGAAATTCCATAAGTGCCAAGGAAACTTTCGCAGATGCGGATCTTCTGTCGTCACCACAACCCGAATCTCAGTAGACCGAGATAGGTTGGCTCGAAGTTGGCGCTCAACCTTACCAAACCCATCCGAGTTGAGCCAACGATTCAATTGGCTTTTAATTTGCTGGCAAAGATGATTGAACTCAGCTTCAGAAACATTAGTAATATCCGCTTCATCAATCTCAAATGTTGTCCGGGCACGGCGCAAACTCAGTCTTGCATGGAGCGCTTCGTAGAGCGATCGCCACTTCTGATATAAATCCAGTAATTCCAGAGAAGCAGGCAACGAACCTGTAAACTGCGTCGGCATCGCACTGCCCCCTTCCCAAAGCTGGGTGGTCACCTCTGGAAACCCCTGCTGCAAACTACCTTTCGCAAAATTGAGGACAATTAGTTGGCTCATAAGTCCTCCCCCTACGCTTCAAAAAATTCAGTCGTGCTGTATTCATCCAGTACAATCTGCAACCGAAACCGACTGCCAATTGGACACCGAAACCGCTTCAGTTGGATACAGTTATCCTGCTCACCCGCTTGAACCGTCTGCACCACTTCTCCTTCTTCAGCCAGCATTACCAATGTCAAATTGACTGGTATGTACTGATCGCCACTAGGATGCACCTGAACTCGGATGCCAACCCTATCCTCTGCTTCAGCTTTCAGCCCCATAAATAGCAGCACGTGCTGAGGCTCAGGGGCCATAAACTCAATTACCTTGGCTTGAATCACATCTGATTCCGCCGTGAGCAAGTTTGAACGAAAATTATAAGCCGTCGCCGCTTGCCAACCCGCATTAAAAATGTGTTGAAACCATTCACGGAGCTGCACAGGTCGGAGGTCTTGCCCTTGAGGTTGCTCTCCTTGCCGCTGTTGATAAAGAGCTTGTCGCCATTCCATTCGCTCCAGCAAGGCTCCCCAAAGCGCAAATGGGACAGATAATCGAGGAAAGGCAACCGCAGGGCTTCCTAGCCGTTGGATCAAGCTGCCTGCCTGAGCAGTCGGTAATTCCAGTAACGGGGCAACAACCGTTCTAGTTTGTTCCTCTGGGCAGAGCTGATACCTCACCCAAAACGTCATTTGATCACGAGTTAAATGCTCGGTATCCATGCAATACGTGCGATCGCTTGCATCATAGTTGCCACTCTCCTTCAACTTCTGAT
The DNA window shown above is from Timaviella obliquedivisa GSE-PSE-MK23-08B and carries:
- a CDS encoding DUF1822 family protein; protein product: MVMTFAAEEWCFEIPPETQAEAWQQSQHFAEPDSRWNAYLNQVCLDVLLPWIQTEYALEASAWLDHSSIWEFVNGTAIAIGETRLVLLPSEVMDDGALEVPQEWVDIPSWASDYYFAVQVKSDGQADDQWVRVWGYTTHQKLKESGNYDASDRTYCMDTEHLTRDQMTFWVRYQLCPEEQTRTVVAPLLELPTAQAGSLIQRLGSPAVAFPRLSVPFALWGALLERMEWRQALYQQRQGEQPQGQDLRPVQLREWFQHIFNAGWQAATAYNFRSNLLTAESDVIQAKVIEFMAPEPQHVLLFMGLKAEAEDRVGIRVQVHPSGDQYIPVNLTLVMLAEEGEVVQTVQAGEQDNCIQLKRFRCPIGSRFRLQIVLDEYSTTEFFEA